Proteins from a genomic interval of Parvivirga hydrogeniphila:
- the rpmA gene encoding 50S ribosomal protein L27, with protein sequence MAHKKGLGSTKNGRDSQSKRLGVKRFAGQVVTAGSILVRQRGTRLKPGVNVGLGRDDTLYAKIDGVVEFTRGKDRRVHVRPLAE encoded by the coding sequence ATGGCGCACAAGAAAGGGCTCGGTTCCACCAAGAACGGTCGCGATTCCCAGTCCAAGCGTCTGGGCGTGAAGCGGTTCGCAGGCCAAGTCGTCACGGCGGGTTCGATCCTCGTCCGCCAGCGCGGCACACGTCTGAAGCCAGGCGTGAACGTCGGGCTCGGCAGGGACGACACGCTGTACGCGAAGATCGACGGCGTCGTCGAATTCACCCGCGGGAAGGACCGCAGGGTGCACGTCCGCCCGTTGGCCGAGTAG
- the obgE gene encoding GTPase ObgE, whose translation MERDTRGHGGFVDEARIHVRGGDGGAGSAAFRREAHVPKGGPAGGDGGKGGDVVLEADPGLSTLLEYAYKRHFRAMRGTHGKGAHRDGAVGEDLVLRVPVGTIVRDDETGDVIADLSVPGQRVVVARGGRGGRGNTHFVTPTRRAPTFAELGEPGEERWITLELKLLADAALVGLPSVGKSSIIARISAARPKIADYPFTTLVPNLGVVDAGERSFVVADVPGLIEGASEGAGLGHGFLRHIERSALILHVVDLSGGYEGRDPVADIGVIDRELAAHASELAKRPQVVVGNKVDLPESRENAARVATWCDQAGRPFFAVSAATGEGIQEMVRAVAERVHELREQAAVVPAEPPAVFVYEPPSERVVEVVQEAPGEYRVRGGRIERMVIMTDMQNDEAVAYLQRRLQRAGVEEALRNAGARPGDTVHIGPVSFEFEIPSDDRGTDGEDDG comes from the coding sequence ATGGAGAGGGACACGCGGGGACACGGCGGCTTCGTCGACGAGGCCCGCATCCACGTCAGAGGTGGGGACGGCGGCGCTGGAAGCGCCGCGTTCAGGCGCGAGGCGCACGTTCCCAAAGGCGGTCCCGCTGGCGGAGACGGCGGGAAGGGCGGCGACGTGGTCCTCGAAGCCGACCCTGGCCTGTCGACGCTCCTGGAGTACGCCTACAAGCGTCATTTCCGCGCGATGCGCGGGACGCACGGCAAGGGCGCGCATCGCGACGGGGCGGTCGGGGAGGACCTCGTGCTGCGGGTGCCGGTCGGGACGATCGTGCGAGACGACGAGACGGGCGACGTCATCGCAGACCTCTCGGTGCCAGGGCAGCGCGTCGTGGTCGCGCGCGGCGGTCGCGGCGGCAGGGGGAACACGCACTTCGTGACGCCGACGAGGCGCGCCCCGACCTTCGCCGAGCTCGGAGAGCCAGGCGAGGAGCGCTGGATCACCCTCGAGCTGAAACTCCTGGCCGACGCTGCGCTCGTCGGGCTGCCGAGCGTCGGGAAGTCGTCGATCATCGCGCGCATCTCGGCTGCTCGGCCGAAGATCGCGGACTACCCGTTCACGACGCTCGTGCCGAACCTCGGCGTCGTCGACGCTGGCGAGCGTTCGTTCGTGGTGGCCGACGTCCCGGGGCTTATCGAAGGAGCGAGCGAAGGCGCGGGGCTCGGCCATGGCTTCTTGCGGCACATCGAACGCAGCGCGCTCATCCTTCACGTGGTGGACCTGTCCGGCGGGTACGAAGGCAGGGACCCGGTGGCCGACATCGGTGTGATCGATCGCGAGTTGGCAGCGCACGCGTCAGAGCTCGCCAAGCGGCCGCAGGTCGTTGTCGGCAACAAGGTCGACCTGCCAGAATCGCGGGAGAACGCGGCGCGCGTCGCTACATGGTGCGACCAGGCTGGACGCCCGTTCTTCGCGGTGTCGGCAGCCACGGGCGAGGGCATCCAGGAGATGGTCCGCGCGGTGGCGGAGCGGGTCCACGAGCTCCGCGAGCAGGCCGCGGTCGTGCCGGCCGAGCCGCCTGCCGTGTTCGTGTACGAGCCTCCGAGCGAACGCGTCGTCGAGGTGGTGCAGGAGGCGCCCGGCGAGTATCGCGTGCGAGGCGGCAGGATCGAACGCATGGTCATCATGACCGACATGCAGAACGACGAGGCCGTCGCCTACCTGCAGCGGCGTCTGCAGCGAGCAGGGGTGGAAGAGGCGTTGCGCAACGCAGGTGCACGGCCCGGCGACACCGTGCACATCGGACCGGTATCATTCGAGTTCGAGATTCCTTCTGACGACCGTGGGACGGACGGGGAGGACGATGGCTAA
- the proB gene encoding glutamate 5-kinase yields the protein MAKPTVVVKIGSNTLTDRDGRIDRGFIAEVMRQVAVLRARGIQVVIVSSGAIAAGTEALGMPGRPSTMPELQAAAAVGQARLVERYAEAAGEHGIAVGQVLLTRHDVGVRSAYLNACRTLEALLRMGVVPVVNENDTTAVDEIRFGDNDYLAALVAMMVRASLAVFLTDIAGLYDRDPRRDPDAQLVHKVEELTPEVLETAGGPGSAVGSGGMASKLEAAKALMDAGIPLVICDGHRQDVLVDAVDGKSVGTLFAGGKAGRRARKLWLAYAGRPAGGIVVDAGACDALCLRGRSLLPAGVVEVRGTFAAGDPVVIVDRQGEEVARGLAGMSSDALKQVKGMRTESIREKRPELAGREVVHRDHLVILRGAGDDSHLSGGRKGRSDV from the coding sequence ATGGCTAAGCCCACCGTCGTGGTGAAGATCGGGAGCAACACGCTCACCGATCGTGACGGCAGGATCGACCGCGGCTTCATCGCGGAGGTGATGCGGCAGGTGGCCGTGCTGCGTGCACGCGGGATCCAGGTCGTCATCGTCTCCTCAGGTGCGATCGCTGCCGGGACAGAAGCGCTGGGGATGCCCGGCCGGCCGAGCACGATGCCTGAGCTTCAGGCCGCGGCGGCCGTCGGACAGGCGCGGCTGGTGGAGCGGTATGCGGAGGCCGCCGGCGAGCACGGGATCGCCGTCGGCCAGGTCCTGCTCACGAGGCATGACGTGGGTGTCCGCAGCGCGTACCTGAACGCGTGCCGCACGCTCGAGGCGCTGCTCCGCATGGGGGTAGTGCCGGTCGTGAACGAGAACGACACCACAGCCGTCGACGAGATCAGATTCGGTGATAACGACTACCTGGCCGCTCTGGTGGCCATGATGGTGCGAGCGTCCCTCGCGGTGTTTTTGACTGACATCGCGGGCCTGTACGACCGCGATCCGCGTCGCGATCCCGACGCGCAGTTGGTGCACAAGGTCGAGGAGCTCACCCCTGAGGTCCTGGAGACGGCCGGCGGCCCGGGGTCTGCGGTGGGATCCGGCGGGATGGCCTCGAAGCTCGAGGCGGCGAAGGCCTTGATGGACGCAGGAATCCCGCTCGTCATCTGTGACGGCCATCGGCAGGACGTGCTCGTCGACGCGGTGGACGGCAAGAGCGTGGGAACGCTGTTCGCCGGCGGGAAGGCGGGCAGGCGCGCTCGCAAGCTTTGGCTCGCGTACGCGGGACGCCCTGCGGGCGGCATCGTCGTTGACGCTGGGGCGTGCGATGCCCTATGTTTGCGGGGCAGGAGCCTCCTTCCGGCCGGTGTCGTCGAGGTGAGGGGCACGTTCGCGGCCGGTGATCCCGTCGTCATCGTGGACCGTCAGGGCGAGGAAGTCGCCCGGGGTCTGGCCGGGATGTCGTCCGATGCGCTCAAGCAGGTGAAAGGCATGCGGACTGAATCGATCCGCGAGAAGAGGCCCGAGCTGGCCGGCAGAGAGGTCGTGCACCGGGACCACTTGGTCATTCTGCGCGGTGCAGGCGATGACAGCCATTTGTCCGGTGGTCGGAAGGGGAGGTCTGATGTCTGA
- a CDS encoding glutamate-5-semialdehyde dehydrogenase, with protein MSEVVTLAERAREAANALAVASSSQRNRALLAMAHALVARQDEILAANEKDMEAARTKNTPASLLDRLELNPVRIKAMSEALKSLSLLPDPLGEVVSGTRMYNGMWLQQVRVPLGVVAMIYEARPNVTADAAGLCVKTGNAVILRGGSMAIQSNLALTRVLAMAAEGAGLPAAAIQSVESTDHAAAEELMGLHGMIDVLIPRGGASLIKSVVENAKVPVIETGVGNCHVYVHASADPQMAERIIINAKCQRPGVCNAAETLLIDDAIHERVLPNILRALEREGVTVYGDEKTRALGAITRIQSASDEDWATEYLDLKIACKVVSGLDEAIRHINTYGTKHSESIVCQDYGAAMRFVNEVDAAAVYVNASTRFTDGGEFGLGAEIGISTQKLHARGPMGLQALTTTKYVGFGSGQIRE; from the coding sequence ATGTCTGAGGTCGTCACGCTCGCTGAACGGGCGCGGGAGGCCGCCAACGCGCTTGCCGTCGCGTCATCGAGCCAGCGGAACCGCGCGCTTCTGGCGATGGCGCACGCGCTGGTCGCGAGGCAAGACGAGATCCTTGCTGCCAACGAGAAGGACATGGAAGCAGCGCGCACCAAGAACACCCCTGCATCGTTGCTCGACCGTCTGGAGCTCAACCCGGTGCGCATCAAGGCGATGTCCGAGGCGCTCAAGAGCCTCTCGCTGCTGCCCGACCCGCTCGGGGAAGTGGTGAGCGGAACGAGGATGTACAACGGGATGTGGCTCCAGCAGGTGCGCGTGCCGCTCGGCGTGGTCGCCATGATCTACGAGGCGCGGCCGAACGTCACTGCAGACGCAGCCGGCCTGTGCGTGAAGACAGGGAACGCCGTGATCCTCCGCGGCGGTTCGATGGCGATCCAGTCGAACCTCGCGCTCACACGGGTCCTCGCGATGGCCGCCGAGGGAGCTGGGCTTCCCGCCGCCGCCATCCAGTCCGTCGAGTCGACAGACCATGCTGCGGCAGAGGAGCTCATGGGGCTCCACGGCATGATCGACGTTCTCATACCGCGTGGCGGAGCGAGCCTGATCAAGAGCGTCGTCGAGAATGCGAAGGTCCCTGTCATCGAGACGGGGGTCGGCAACTGCCACGTGTACGTGCACGCCTCGGCCGACCCTCAGATGGCCGAGCGCATCATCATCAACGCGAAGTGCCAGCGTCCCGGCGTCTGCAACGCGGCAGAGACGCTGCTCATCGACGACGCCATCCACGAGCGCGTCTTGCCGAACATCCTGCGAGCGCTCGAGCGCGAGGGCGTGACGGTCTACGGCGACGAGAAGACCAGAGCGCTCGGTGCCATCACGCGCATCCAGTCTGCGAGCGACGAGGACTGGGCGACGGAGTACCTCGACTTGAAGATCGCGTGCAAGGTCGTGAGCGGCCTCGATGAAGCGATCAGGCACATCAACACCTACGGCACCAAGCACTCGGAGTCCATCGTCTGCCAAGACTACGGCGCGGCCATGCGGTTCGTGAACGAGGTGGACGCCGCGGCCGTGTACGTCAACGCCTCGACGCGCTTCACCGATGGCGGGGAGTTCGGGCTGGGCGCCGAGATCGGCATCTCGACGCAGAAGTTGCACGCGCGGGGCCCGATGGGGCTCCAGGCGCTGACGACGACGAAGTATGTCGGCTTCGGGAGCGGGCAGATCCGGGAGTGA
- the nadD gene encoding nicotinate-nucleotide adenylyltransferase has translation MRKKLRIGIMGGTFDPIHYGHLVTAEEALVQFNLDKVVFMPTGNPVRKTHRKVTPAEHRYLMTVIATASNPDFEVSRMEVDRPGPTYTVDTMLALRQELGPDADLYFITGADAVWEILTWKDSEALAGVCSFIAATRPGYDLSRFSRDDAERMRVEFMEVPALAISSTDIRRRVAERRPIRYLLPEAVAAYVRKNGLYASEA, from the coding sequence GTGAGGAAGAAGCTCAGGATCGGCATCATGGGTGGGACGTTCGATCCCATCCACTACGGGCACCTCGTGACGGCAGAAGAGGCGCTCGTCCAGTTCAACCTGGACAAAGTCGTCTTCATGCCGACAGGGAATCCGGTGCGCAAGACGCACCGGAAGGTCACCCCCGCGGAGCACCGCTACCTCATGACGGTGATCGCGACGGCGAGCAACCCGGACTTCGAGGTATCGCGCATGGAGGTCGACCGGCCTGGACCCACGTACACCGTCGACACGATGCTCGCCTTACGGCAGGAGCTCGGTCCAGACGCGGATTTGTACTTCATCACGGGCGCAGACGCCGTGTGGGAGATCCTCACCTGGAAGGACTCCGAGGCGCTTGCGGGCGTGTGCTCGTTCATCGCGGCGACGAGGCCCGGATACGACCTGTCGCGGTTCTCGCGCGACGACGCCGAGCGCATGCGCGTGGAGTTCATGGAGGTGCCGGCGCTCGCGATCTCGTCGACCGACATACGGCGGCGTGTCGCTGAACGGCGGCCGATCCGATACCTGCTGCCCGAGGCTGTGGCCGCCTACGTTCGCAAGAACGGCCTGTACGCTTCGGAGGCGTGA
- the yqeK gene encoding bis(5'-nucleosyl)-tetraphosphatase (symmetrical) YqeK codes for MAADRHAALAAVRERLSPESAAHSERVAQTAKRIAEAYGLDAEAAHLAGLLHDWARDLSGEELLREARLLGLPITEVDEQVPYLLHAPVGARLVRRAFPDAGDAVVDAVAVHTFGAPGMSALAMAVFIADSIEPGRTHESAAVLRASIGALPLSELFVRTYADGLRHLVDTRRPMHPQTLKTWNWIAAGGLS; via the coding sequence GTGGCTGCCGACCGGCATGCCGCGCTCGCTGCGGTGCGGGAGCGCTTGAGCCCTGAAAGCGCCGCGCACAGCGAGCGTGTCGCTCAGACCGCCAAACGGATCGCAGAAGCCTACGGCCTTGACGCCGAGGCGGCCCACCTCGCGGGCCTGCTGCACGATTGGGCCCGCGACCTGAGCGGGGAAGAGCTTCTTCGCGAGGCCCGGCTTTTGGGACTGCCGATCACCGAGGTGGACGAGCAGGTTCCGTACCTCTTGCACGCGCCGGTCGGCGCCCGGCTCGTTCGGCGCGCGTTCCCGGATGCGGGCGACGCGGTCGTCGACGCGGTCGCCGTCCACACCTTCGGTGCGCCGGGCATGTCTGCGCTGGCGATGGCGGTGTTCATCGCGGACTCGATCGAACCGGGCAGGACGCACGAGAGCGCAGCGGTGTTGCGCGCATCGATCGGAGCACTTCCGCTGAGCGAGCTGTTCGTGAGAACCTATGCCGATGGACTGCGTCATCTCGTAGACACGAGAAGGCCGATGCACCCGCAGACGCTCAAGACCTGGAACTGGATAGCCGCCGGAGGCCTTTCGTGA
- a CDS encoding LCP family protein, with product MSGRKRPSRAGASARRDGEILDIGAEPSPAAPTYPRRRGAPANRFDVGEAHGEATVPRRGYRTSKRSTKAGKRARREERIARLRAEERAMAAGVARFLRRLATAVLIGALIVGLAIGSALAINAAARHLAKRAAERAASPEAVKEQARDNLLIIGTDPNGGTDFLAVRLDRSKKQITGIAISDGAFMEVPGQGFERAGDSFKSGPETSLATISNYLGVLFDKYVVVPKQVYQDALTSQSLAGLFDKVSDTNLNESELAQVRQFADSLGPDRVALAPLPVRPINMGDQTYFEPQRDKIADLLMAWWGVKVGAEEARVSVVIYNGSGVPGIAGEVAERLIREGMRVADTKNADRFDYEQTLIVEQREGSDAGERIQRVLGVGKVIVQPSEQQVADIIIIVGKDYKPVKE from the coding sequence GTGAGCGGCAGGAAGCGCCCTTCGCGCGCGGGTGCGTCCGCGCGGCGTGACGGCGAGATCCTCGACATCGGTGCCGAGCCTTCGCCGGCCGCTCCGACGTACCCTCGTCGGCGGGGCGCACCCGCAAACCGCTTCGATGTCGGTGAGGCGCACGGAGAAGCGACCGTCCCACGTCGCGGGTACCGGACATCGAAGCGTTCGACGAAGGCCGGCAAGCGTGCACGACGCGAAGAGCGCATCGCGCGTTTGCGGGCGGAGGAGCGGGCGATGGCCGCTGGCGTCGCCCGGTTCTTGCGTCGCCTGGCGACTGCCGTCCTTATCGGCGCACTGATCGTCGGGCTCGCGATCGGCTCGGCGCTCGCCATCAACGCGGCGGCGCGCCACCTCGCGAAGCGGGCCGCGGAGCGGGCAGCGTCTCCTGAGGCGGTGAAAGAGCAGGCGCGCGACAACCTGCTCATCATCGGCACCGATCCAAACGGCGGAACGGACTTCCTTGCCGTGCGGCTCGACCGGTCCAAGAAGCAGATCACGGGCATCGCCATCTCTGACGGTGCCTTCATGGAAGTGCCGGGCCAAGGATTCGAGCGGGCCGGTGACAGCTTCAAGAGCGGACCTGAGACATCTCTGGCGACCATCTCCAACTACCTGGGGGTGCTGTTCGACAAGTATGTGGTCGTGCCCAAGCAGGTGTACCAGGACGCCTTGACCAGCCAATCCCTGGCCGGCTTGTTCGACAAGGTGAGCGACACCAACCTCAACGAGAGCGAGCTCGCACAAGTGAGGCAGTTCGCTGACTCGCTCGGTCCGGACCGTGTGGCGCTCGCGCCCTTGCCGGTTCGTCCGATCAACATGGGCGACCAGACGTACTTCGAGCCCCAGCGCGACAAGATCGCGGACCTCTTGATGGCGTGGTGGGGAGTGAAGGTGGGCGCCGAGGAGGCGCGCGTGAGCGTCGTCATCTACAACGGGTCCGGCGTGCCAGGGATCGCCGGGGAGGTGGCGGAGCGCCTCATCCGTGAAGGCATGCGGGTGGCGGACACGAAAAACGCCGACCGCTTCGACTACGAGCAGACGCTGATCGTCGAGCAACGCGAAGGAAGCGACGCTGGCGAGCGGATCCAGCGCGTCCTGGGCGTCGGCAAAGTTATCGTTCAGCCTTCGGAGCAACAGGTGGCTGATATCATCATCATCGTGGGCAAGGACTACAAACCGGTGAAGGAGTGA
- the rsfS gene encoding ribosome silencing factor, with protein MSSLEARDAALLAATAAADKKGSDIVIVEVGPVLVITEYFVIVTGSNDRQVKAIVDEVERRLKEAGLSAIGREGEQQATWVLLDFGEIVVHVFQPAERDFYRLERLWSDAPRVPLPDDFAQSSENVGRSAAEEPVVS; from the coding sequence GTGAGTTCGCTGGAAGCGAGAGACGCCGCCCTGCTCGCTGCCACGGCAGCGGCCGACAAGAAGGGGTCCGACATCGTCATCGTCGAGGTCGGACCGGTGCTCGTGATCACGGAGTACTTCGTCATCGTGACGGGATCGAACGACCGTCAGGTGAAGGCCATCGTGGACGAGGTCGAGAGGCGGCTCAAGGAGGCCGGTCTGTCCGCGATCGGCCGGGAGGGCGAGCAGCAGGCGACGTGGGTGCTGCTCGACTTCGGCGAGATCGTGGTCCACGTCTTCCAGCCAGCCGAACGCGACTTCTACCGGCTCGAACGCCTGTGGAGCGACGCCCCGCGCGTGCCGCTGCCAGACGACTTCGCTCAGTCGAGCGAGAACGTCGGCCGCTCGGCAGCTGAGGAGCCGGTCGTCTCGTGA
- a CDS encoding DMT family transporter: MRSQSRRYLLAVALIGVAAVWGATFVVVKDVVARYPVNAFLAWRFALATLVLGAAFPKAVRRLDAATVRVGALAGVLLAAGYVFQTWGLETTSASKAAFVTGMFVVITPVLQALVLRHPPRIETVVGVVVATLGLYLLSGGSGGGWNAGDTRVLLCALAYSFHMIVLGSAGTRYDAVSLTIVQLATVTVVTGALSVTLEGAPTPRDPRLVAAIALTAVLGSAVAFVVQTYAQRTIPPSTVALILVCEPAFGGLFGWLAGERIGVRGLVGAGLILGAMLFVEAMGARETARGVEEVALAIEGPAVMLESESAD, from the coding sequence GTGAGGTCGCAGTCACGGCGGTACCTGCTCGCCGTTGCGCTCATCGGGGTAGCGGCGGTATGGGGCGCGACGTTCGTCGTCGTCAAAGACGTGGTCGCCCGCTATCCCGTGAACGCTTTCCTGGCGTGGCGTTTCGCGCTGGCGACGCTCGTGCTCGGCGCTGCCTTCCCGAAAGCGGTGCGGAGGCTGGATGCCGCGACCGTGCGGGTCGGTGCGCTCGCGGGCGTTCTGCTTGCCGCAGGGTACGTCTTCCAGACCTGGGGGCTTGAGACGACGAGCGCGAGCAAGGCGGCGTTCGTGACCGGGATGTTCGTGGTGATCACGCCGGTCCTGCAGGCGCTCGTGCTGCGTCATCCGCCACGGATCGAGACGGTCGTCGGGGTCGTCGTGGCGACCCTCGGGCTGTACCTCCTGTCGGGCGGGTCCGGCGGCGGGTGGAACGCAGGCGATACGAGGGTGCTCCTGTGCGCGCTCGCGTACTCGTTCCATATGATCGTGCTTGGGTCTGCAGGCACGCGCTACGATGCGGTGTCGTTGACCATCGTGCAGCTGGCGACTGTGACGGTGGTGACGGGTGCGCTCTCCGTGACGCTTGAAGGCGCGCCCACACCGCGGGATCCGCGTCTTGTGGCGGCGATCGCGCTCACGGCCGTGCTGGGATCGGCGGTGGCGTTCGTGGTGCAGACGTACGCACAGCGCACCATCCCGCCCAGCACGGTCGCACTCATCTTGGTGTGCGAGCCTGCCTTCGGCGGACTGTTCGGATGGCTCGCTGGCGAGCGCATCGGCGTGCGCGGTCTTGTCGGCGCCGGCCTCATCCTGGGAGCGATGCTGTTCGTCGAGGCGATGGGGGCCCGTGAGACAGCACGCGGTGTCGAAGAGGTGGCGCTCGCCATCGAGGGGCCCGCCGTGATGCTGGAGTCCGAATCTGCCGATTGA
- the leuS gene encoding leucine--tRNA ligase, which yields MAGTFRGAEVAHKDYDPHAIEPKWQAVWDEQRLYSVTEDDERPKKYVLEMFPYPSGDIHMGHVRNYSIGDVVARYFTMRGYNVLHPIGWDAFGLPAENAAIKSGTHPAEWTYANIDKQAASFKRMGFSYDWDRTVKTCDPEYYRWGQWIFLKFWERGLVERKSSPVNWCPSCKTVLANEQVIGEGVCWRCKSVVEKRELEQWFFKITAYAQELLDDLAKLPGWPERVKTMQANWIGRSEGAEVDFALCDAHGNPTEQRITVFTTRPDTLFGCTFFLLAPEHPLVDELVAGTEHEPAVRAVVEAAARESAIERESGEAKKLGAFTGRYVINPVNGEKVPVWVANYVLMEYGTGAVMAVPCGDQRDFEFARQYGLPVPPVVVAEDDPLLERLRGQKARVVDDVPWEAAYDGPGVMVQSGDFTGLPGGKGSAGVKAVTAWLEERRLGRPAVNFRLRDWLISRQRYWGNPIPAIHCERCGLVPVPEHDLPVMLPMDVDITKGETLADHPEFYEAECPRCGGPARRETDTMDTFTCSSWYYLRYCDARNDEEIFDPAKAAYWMPVDQYIGGIEHAILHLLYSRFFTKVFRDMGLVAFDEPFTNLLTQGMVKKDGETMSKSKGNVVAPEEMIAKFGADALRAYILFMAPPDKDLEWSQEGLEGIFRFLNRVWRYVWEVYEDAGSGARGGEAEALERERHRVIGKVTQDIERFQFNTALAAMMELLNAAGEYRRTVPQAARNGAVERAVARTLVLLLAPYVPHMAEELWREVIGEPESVHRQPWPEWDPELARSREVEYAVQVNGKVRGRVTLPADASAEEVEAAARALPKVAEIVAAGEVVKVVVVPGKLVSFVVRA from the coding sequence ATGGCCGGGACGTTCAGAGGAGCTGAGGTGGCGCACAAGGACTACGATCCGCACGCGATAGAGCCGAAGTGGCAGGCAGTCTGGGACGAGCAGCGCCTGTACTCCGTGACGGAGGACGACGAGCGTCCCAAGAAGTACGTGCTCGAGATGTTCCCGTACCCATCCGGTGACATCCACATGGGCCACGTGCGCAACTACTCGATCGGCGACGTGGTCGCGCGGTACTTCACGATGCGCGGCTACAACGTGCTGCATCCCATCGGGTGGGACGCCTTCGGCCTGCCAGCGGAGAACGCCGCCATCAAGAGCGGCACGCATCCTGCCGAGTGGACGTACGCGAACATCGACAAGCAGGCGGCGTCTTTCAAGCGGATGGGGTTCAGCTACGACTGGGACCGCACCGTCAAGACGTGCGACCCTGAGTACTACCGCTGGGGGCAGTGGATCTTCCTGAAGTTCTGGGAGCGGGGCCTGGTGGAGCGCAAGTCCAGCCCTGTCAACTGGTGCCCGTCGTGCAAGACCGTGCTCGCCAACGAGCAGGTGATCGGGGAAGGCGTCTGCTGGCGCTGCAAGTCCGTCGTGGAGAAGCGCGAGCTCGAGCAGTGGTTCTTCAAGATCACGGCATACGCGCAAGAGCTGCTCGACGATCTCGCGAAGCTTCCCGGCTGGCCGGAGCGCGTCAAGACGATGCAGGCCAACTGGATCGGGCGGAGCGAGGGCGCGGAGGTAGACTTCGCGCTCTGCGATGCCCACGGCAACCCCACCGAACAGCGCATCACGGTGTTCACGACGCGCCCCGACACGCTGTTCGGCTGCACCTTCTTCCTGCTCGCGCCGGAGCATCCCCTCGTCGACGAGCTCGTTGCCGGCACGGAGCACGAACCGGCGGTGCGGGCCGTGGTGGAGGCCGCAGCGCGCGAGAGCGCGATCGAGCGCGAGAGCGGCGAGGCGAAGAAGCTCGGCGCGTTCACCGGCCGGTACGTGATCAACCCGGTCAACGGTGAGAAGGTGCCGGTGTGGGTCGCGAACTACGTGCTCATGGAGTACGGCACCGGGGCTGTGATGGCGGTGCCGTGCGGCGATCAGCGGGACTTCGAATTCGCGCGGCAGTACGGCCTCCCCGTGCCGCCGGTCGTGGTCGCCGAGGACGACCCGCTCCTCGAGCGTCTGCGCGGACAGAAGGCCAGGGTCGTGGACGACGTGCCCTGGGAGGCTGCGTACGACGGACCCGGCGTGATGGTGCAGTCCGGCGATTTCACTGGGCTTCCCGGAGGCAAGGGAAGCGCGGGTGTGAAGGCGGTCACCGCGTGGCTGGAGGAGCGCCGGCTCGGTCGGCCTGCTGTCAACTTCCGTTTGCGGGACTGGCTGATCTCGCGTCAGCGGTACTGGGGCAACCCGATCCCGGCGATCCACTGCGAGCGCTGCGGACTGGTGCCCGTGCCCGAACACGATCTCCCTGTGATGCTCCCGATGGACGTGGACATCACGAAGGGCGAGACGCTCGCCGATCATCCGGAGTTCTACGAGGCGGAATGCCCGCGCTGCGGCGGTCCCGCTCGACGCGAGACGGACACCATGGACACGTTCACGTGCTCGTCGTGGTACTACCTTCGCTACTGCGATGCTCGCAACGACGAGGAGATCTTCGATCCGGCCAAAGCAGCGTACTGGATGCCGGTCGACCAGTACATCGGCGGGATCGAGCACGCGATCCTGCACCTTTTGTACTCGCGGTTCTTCACGAAGGTCTTCCGCGATATGGGGCTCGTGGCCTTCGATGAGCCGTTCACCAACCTGCTCACGCAAGGCATGGTGAAAAAGGACGGCGAGACGATGTCCAAGTCCAAGGGCAATGTCGTCGCGCCCGAGGAGATGATCGCGAAGTTCGGCGCTGACGCGTTGCGCGCGTACATCCTGTTCATGGCCCCGCCCGACAAGGACCTGGAGTGGAGCCAGGAGGGGCTTGAGGGCATCTTCAGATTCTTGAACCGCGTGTGGCGGTACGTGTGGGAGGTCTACGAGGATGCCGGGAGCGGAGCGCGCGGCGGCGAGGCCGAAGCGCTCGAGCGCGAGCGTCATCGCGTGATCGGCAAGGTCACCCAAGACATCGAGCGCTTCCAGTTCAACACCGCGCTCGCAGCGATGATGGAGCTTCTCAACGCCGCAGGCGAATATCGCCGGACGGTGCCGCAGGCCGCTCGCAACGGTGCGGTCGAGCGAGCGGTCGCGCGCACGCTCGTGCTGCTGCTCGCGCCGTACGTCCCGCACATGGCCGAGGAGCTGTGGCGCGAGGTCATCGGCGAGCCTGAGAGCGTACACCGGCAGCCGTGGCCCGAGTGGGACCCAGAGCTTGCCCGTTCGCGCGAGGTGGAGTACGCAGTGCAGGTGAACGGGAAAGTGCGTGGTCGGGTCACGCTTCCTGCGGACGCTTCTGCCGAGGAAGTCGAGGCCGCCGCTCGCGCGCTGCCGAAGGTCGCGGAGATCGTGGCAGCGGGCGAGGTCGTCAAGGTCGTGGTGGTTCCCGGCAAGCTCGTGAGCTTCGTGGTGCGCGCATAG